GCAGGAAGAACAGTTCCTGAACTCCAGGGCTCAGGAGGGGAAGCTGGAAAGGCCCTGCAAGAGGCATAGAGCCCTGCCACACCCCATGAAAGCTTCAACTTCCCCATGGGTGGATTGTGAACCTTAACTTCTCATCAGACCCCAACCTGGGGTGAGAAGTAGGGGGCCCCAGTTTCCTGACTCTTCCTCAAATGTTAACAGCCTACACCCAAACTAGCTAATTTCCTTGTAGGCTCTGTTCCACGTAGTGGTGGGTAAACTGAAGTCAGACTTCAGCAAATAACTCTGAAGGAACATCAGGTTCTGGTTTGTTCTCCTTTTGCAGTTAACTGTGCAAGACTCTATACTCAAATATAATGATAAAGCTACTTAACCACCAGACAGTGGAAAGAACTTTCAGTAGGAGGCAGACCTGGCTTCTAGCCCCAAGTCTCCAACCTGTCTTTGTTTTTCATGATGTTGGGGATCTATCCTAGGGCCCTGCATATACTAGGCAAACGCTATGTCAGtaagctacgtccccagcccttcaaCATACCTTGTCATGTTGTGGGTGCCTTGcctcttagtttcctcatctataaatacAGAGGCCACCTGTCCCTAATTACCTCACCCAAGTATAAAAGACAAGGGAGGTAAAACCCCGAGGTCCTAAGCAGCAGAATTACCATCATCTGCCagagagctcttttttttttttttttttttttgctcaagcAGCCCCATCCCAGGCCACCCAAGAGCACAAACGGCATTACTCAAGACCTGAACACGAGAGGCCCTCTGTGTTCCAGCAGTTTTTGCTAATGCCCTCAATAAAGCTGATTCCATCAGAACCCAGCAGAATAAGACAATATTCTCCAGCAATCCAAGGGGCTTCCGAGCTTACCTGTTGTCCCACATTACCTACCAATACCACCTCTAGAAAGGTTCTAGATCTAAGTCCTAAAGAAGGTTTAAAAAACACCAAGAGGAAGACACACTCCTACCCCTTTCAGGTTCTAAACGAGCAACTCCACATTGGGGTTCTTCCCTGTGAGCTCTGCAGGAGGACTTCACTTCACACCAACTGGAAAACAGAAGCATGTCCTCTTATAGGTGACCTAAGTGGCCTCATAGGTGCATACCAAAAAGCAAGTAGCCACTTAAAGAATTAAACCAGCCTGAACTTGCCAGGCAACCCCACTACAAATCACTGTTCATGTTAGGTTTGTGACCAAGGGGGTGCTGTCATGGCTGGAGGGGTAAAGCTGGCAAATAACTCTGAAGAGggacagagggggaagggtagggGAGGGCAGGGGTACTGAGGGCAGGGCTGGTTCAGGGAGCCTGTTGCAAGATGAGCTCTGTGATCTCTGCCCTGCTCCCCAGCCTCATGGGAATCCCATAGTAGGCTGTCCCTGGACTGACATATACAAACGTAGTCTGGGCCACTTGGTAGAGACCTGCAAAGAAGGGGTTCAGGAGATATGCTGCCACGTTCAACGGGAAgatttgcccagcatgtgtgtgCCCAGAAAGGATCAGGTTAATATCTGGCCGCGCCTGGAGGGCTCTCTTGGCAGCCAGGGGCTGGTGAGCTAGCAAAATGATGGTGTGGTCTGGGGTGCAGCCCCCCAGGGCCTTGTCAAGATCCATGCCATGGCCAGAGTAGTGCAGAATGTCTGCTTCGATATCATCCACTCCGGCCAAGCAGATCCAGTCTTCactttcaccaccaccaccaccaccaccaccgccaccGCCACGCTGGGCCCCCGTGGCAGAAATCTTCACATTCTCATTGTGAAGTGGCCGGACACGCAGGGACTCCAGCAGTGCAAACCAGTTGCTGACATCCGACGTATAGTACTCATGATTGCCCGTGACAAAGTAGGTGCCAAGGCGTGAATGAAGCTGGCCCAAAGGAGCAACAGCCGTCCGAAGGACAGAGGCTTCTGAATCAGAGAGGTCACCCACAATCACCGTGACATCGGGTTCCAATGCATTCACCATCTTCACAAACATCTCCATCTTGGTCCTGCCCACTGTGGGCCCCAAGTGAATGTCAGAGAGGAGCACGATCTTGAGGTTGTTCATAGAGAGGGGCAGCTGAGGGATGGGCAGCTGCACGGTTTTCACTGCTGGGGGCTTAGCAGCATTCAGGAGCCCCATCATGCTGAGCACGGCAGTCACCACCACCGCCAGGGCGGGCCTGAGCACCAGCTTCCTCGACTTGTCAAGGCTGCCCACGATCCTACCGCTGCGCCAGGCCAAGAGCTGGTAGGCCTGCTCCATGCCGCTGAGGATGCAGAGGAAGAAAACCATGATGATGTAAGCACCCAGGCAGGAGTAGGCCGCCAGGGAAAAGAAGTAGGGCTCCTCGGCCACCAGAAAGAGCATGGTGAAGAAACTGGAATGGGCCAGGGCCAGAAACACCATCACGACCAGTTTCCAAAGCTGGAAACAGGTGGACTCCATTGCTGGGGGGTGACAGAGGTTGCTCACTGTGCTACGCCAGATGTAGAGGGAACCAATGAGCATGAGCGAGTTGACAAAGAGAGCAAGCTGCAGGCGGAACAGCCATCGCCAGGCCCTGAGCTCCAGGCTCTGTGCCAGATAGGAGCGGGAGAGGATCATGGACACGAAGACAGTGACCGCAGCCAGGGCAGCCTTCGAGCCCAGGGAGAGCTGCCTGAAGTACGCCATTCTCTCTGCTCCTAGAAGAGTCCCCACCAGTTCTGTGCAGGCGGGCTCTGGAAGGCGAGTTCCTTAGAAAGGACAGTGGCCAACGAGAGGCTTCCAGGTCAGCTCGGCCTGCAACCAGGAACTGGTGTCAGCTTTGTGGGATATTAG
This genomic interval from Marmota flaviventris isolate mMarFla1 chromosome 1, mMarFla1.hap1, whole genome shotgun sequence contains the following:
- the Tmppe gene encoding transmembrane protein with metallophosphoesterase domain isoform X2; protein product: MSGMEQAYQLLAWRSGRIVGSLDKSRKLVLRPALAVVVTAVLSMMGLLNAAKPPAVKTVQLPIPQLPLSMNNLKIVLLSDIHLGPTVGRTKMEMFVKMVNALEPDVTVIVGDLSDSEASVLRTAVAPLGQLHSRLGTYFVTGNHEYYTSDVSNWFALLESLRVRPLHNENVKISATGAQRGGGGGGGGGGGESEDWICLAGVDDIEADILHYSGHGMDLDKALGGCTPDHTIILLAHQPLAAKRALQARPDINLILSGHTHAGQIFPLNVAAYLLNPFFAGLYQVAQTTFVYVSPGTAYYGIPMRLGSRAEITELILQQAP
- the Tmppe gene encoding transmembrane protein with metallophosphoesterase domain isoform X1; this encodes MAYFRQLSLGSKAALAAVTVFVSMILSRSYLAQSLELRAWRWLFRLQLALFVNSLMLIGSLYIWRSTVSNLCHPPAMESTCFQLWKLVVMVFLALAHSSFFTMLFLVAEEPYFFSLAAYSCLGAYIIMVFFLCILSGMEQAYQLLAWRSGRIVGSLDKSRKLVLRPALAVVVTAVLSMMGLLNAAKPPAVKTVQLPIPQLPLSMNNLKIVLLSDIHLGPTVGRTKMEMFVKMVNALEPDVTVIVGDLSDSEASVLRTAVAPLGQLHSRLGTYFVTGNHEYYTSDVSNWFALLESLRVRPLHNENVKISATGAQRGGGGGGGGGGGESEDWICLAGVDDIEADILHYSGHGMDLDKALGGCTPDHTIILLAHQPLAAKRALQARPDINLILSGHTHAGQIFPLNVAAYLLNPFFAGLYQVAQTTFVYVSPGTAYYGIPMRLGSRAEITELILQQAP